ATGCGGTGAGCGCGATGCCGGTCGGCATGAAGGTGCCCGTCTGCCCGGACTCGCTCGCGCCGATCCCGAACGTCAGCGGCGGATTGCCGGCGCCGTTGTACTGCGTATTGCCGTTCAGCGGGTTCGCGCCGTTGCCGATCTGCACGTCGCCGTGCGTCGTGTGCAGCCGCCAGTCGATCCCGAGGCTGTCGAGCGAATCCTCGTTGATGTCGATGATCGTCACGTTGATCTCGACGATCCGCGGCCGCTCGTCGAGCTGCGCGATCAGCGACTGGTAGCGGTACATGTTCTCCGGCAGGTCGCGCACGATCACCGCGTTGATCGCCGGATCGGCCTCGATCTGCGGCAGCGTGTCGCCGCCGCTCGCGAACGGCGAGAACGCGCTGCCCGCGGCCGATTCGCCGCCGTAGCCGCCGCTGCGCGGGCCGCCCGACAGATCGGGGAATTCGAGGCGCGGCACCGCGATCGTCAGCCCCGAGCCGAGCTTCACCTGCCGCGCGGCCTGGCCGAGCGGCGCGCTCGTCGGCATCGGGCCAGTACCGCCGCCCTTGCCGAACAGCCGGCGCAGGATCGTCGCGACGCCCGGCACCGTCACTTCCTTGCCCGAGCGATTGATCGTGAAGTCGGACGCCCACGCGTACTTGAGCCGGAACGCGCGGATGTCCGCGTGCTGGCCGTTCGCCGACGGATCGCCGACGCTGCCGATCGCCTGCCGCACGAGCTCGACGTAGCGGCGCGGGCCGGCCACGTACACGCTGTTCGCGCGATCGTTGATCACGAGCGTGTAGCGCTTGTCGGGAATCTGCATCGCCTGCAGCGCGCGGCCGATCTCGCCGCCCGCGTTCGGCGGAATCGGGATCATCTGCGTCTGCGACTGGTCGGCCGGATCGACGTAGAGGAACGAGCCGTCGTAGTACCACGTGAGTCCGTACGTCGAGCAGATCGTGTCGAGCGTCTGCTGCGGCGTGCCCGAGAAGCGCCCGCTGATCACGCCGTCGACCTTCGGATCGACGACGGCCGTCACGCCCTGCGACGACGCGAGCTCGCGAATGAAGTCGCCGATCTTCTTGCCGTTCGCGACGATCGTGAACGGCTTGTTGCGCCAGCGCAGGTCGGCCGCGCGCGCGGGCTGCGCGATCGTCATGCAGAGCGACGCCGCAAGCAGCGCGCTCGCGCACATCGCGAGCGCCGCGCGCGGCAGGCTGCGCGGCTGAAACCGGATCGGGACGACGCGTCGACGCATCAAAACACTCCTGTGGAAGAAACGAACATCCGTTCGAGCGCCTGCTGCGCAAAGCGCAACACCTCGCTGCCGAGCCAGCCGGACAGCAGCACCAGCGCGACCATCACCGCGATCAGCCGCACCGCGATCCCGATGTTGGCGTCCTGCACCTGCGTGACCGCCTGCAGGATCGCGACGACGAGGCCCGTGACCGTCGCGATCAGCACGATCGGCAGCGACAGCAGCAGCACGAGCATCAGCGCCTGCCGCGTGAGATCGAGGATCGTCGAGCTCGTCATTGCGCGACGCCCGGTGTACGCACGTCGGCGCCGGCGCCGGCCGTGCCGTCGTCCGGCGGGTTCTTCACCCAGCCGACCGTATGCAGCTGCACGTCCTCCTCGATCTCCTGATACGACAGCACCGGAAGATCGGGCAGCATCGGCTGCAGGATCGTCTTCACGTAGCGCCGCGCGCCGAGCGCGACCATCACGGCGAGCCGCGCGGCGCCGTGCGCGCCGCTCGCGTGCGCCGATTGCACGATCGCGCGCACCTGCTCGCCGATGTCCTGCTTCACGGCACTCGACAGCGCAAGGAAATTGCCCTGCTTCGTACGCATCACCGCGTTCTCGATGCGCTCCTGCAGGTTCTGCTCGAACAGCACGACGCGCAGCTGGCGCGCGGCGCCCGCGTGGCGGTCGGTGATCATCCGGCGCAGGTCGACGCGGACGAGTTCGACGAGCGCGATCACGTCGTCGGGCTCGTTCGGCGCCCACGTGATCAGGCTTTCGAAGATCACGCGCAGATTGCGGATCGGCACCTGCTCGGCCAGCAGCCGGCGCAGCACCTCGGTCACGCGCTGCAGCGGCACGAGCCGCGTCAGCTCGCCGACAAGCTCCGGGTGATCGCGCCGCACCAGATGCACGAGCGCCTGCGTCTCCTGGATGCCGAGCAGTTCGTCAGCGTGCCCGCGCACGATCTGCTCGACGTGCGCGGCGAGCGCCGCCTCGCTCGTCAGCCACTTGCCGTCCGGCGGCGCGCCGTCCGGCTTGACCCACAGTGCCGTCGCGAACGGGCCGAACGCTTCGGCCGGCTGACGCTCCGCGCGCTCGGGCAGCGGCGCGACGCCGTCCCACAGCAGCCAGCCCGGCTTCAGTGCACCGTGCGCGGCGAGCACGTCCTGCAGATAGATGCGGTACGTGCCGTTCGGCGCGCGCTCGTCGTCGTTCAGCGTGATGCGCGGGAACACCGTGCCGATGTCCGCGTCGACGCGCGCCTTCGCGTTCGACAGCGCGGCCTGCAGCTGCGCGAGGTTCAGCGCGCTGCGCAGATCGTCGGCCAGCGACACCGCGATCAGCGACGTGACGCCCGCCGCGTGCGACACCTTCGCCGGCTGCCCGTCGTCGGCCGCGCCGACGCGTCCGGCCACGTGGATCAGGTTGAAGCTCGGTGCGGTCGTCCTGCGCTTGAGCTGCGTCAGCGCGAACGCGCCGAGCGCCACCGCGATCAGTGCGAACGACCATTTCGGGAAACCGGGCACGACGAGGAAGCCGGCCAGCACGAGCGCCGCGATCAGCAGCGCGCGCGGATGCGCGCCGAGCTGTTCGCCCAGCTGCTCGCCGAGCTGGCGCTGCCGCGCGTCGCGCGTCGCGACGCGCGTGGTCACGATACCGGCCGCGATCGACACGAGCAGCGACGGAATCTGCGACGCCATGCCGTCGCCGACCGTCAGGATCGCGTAGCGCTGCAGCGCGGTGCCGATGTCCATGCCGTGCATCAGCGTGCCGACCGCGATGCCCGCGACGATGTTGATGAACGCGATCACGAGGCCGGCGATCGCGTCGCCCTTCACGAACTTCATCGCGCCGTCCATCGCGCCGTGCATCTGCGATTCCTGCTCGAGCTTCTCGCGGCGCTCGCGCGCTTCGTCCGCGCTGATGATGCCGGCGCGCAGATCCGCGTCGATGCTCATCTGCTTGCCCGGCATCGCGTCGAGCGAAAAGCGCGCGCCGACCTCGGCCACGCGCTCCGAGCCTTTCGCGATCACGATGAACTGCACGACGGCGATCACGAGAAACACGACACCGCCGACGACGACGTTGTTGCCGACCACGAGCCGCCCGAACGCGTCGATCACGTGACCGGCGTTCGCGTGCAGCAGGATCAGCTTGCACGACGCGATGTTCAGCGCGAGCCGGAACAGCGTCGTAAACAGCAGCAGCGCGGGAAACGACGAGAAGCTGACCGCCGACGGCACGTAGGTCGACACCGTCAGCAGTACGACGCTTGCGGCCAGGTTCAGCGAGATCATCCCGTCGAGCGCGGCCTGCGGCAACGGCAGGATGAACAGCGCGACGACCGCGACGATGAAGGCGGCCAGAAACAGATCGGCGCGCGGCGAGGCGCCGATCCGGCGATGTCCGGACACGCCGCGGCCGACGGAAAACATCCGCTGCCAGTCGCGGGGAAGCGCCTTCGGTTCTGCCATCGTGCCGTCGTCCTGTCGTTATGGGCGGCAGGCGCGGGCAATCGCAGCCCCCGCCTGCGCGGTGCATCGAATGCGACGAGTGTAGCGACGGGAAAAGGGGGAAAAACGGGCGCGCCTCGTAGCGCGCGGGCGGCAGGCCGAATCGTCTGAAGGTACGACTACGAAACGCCGCGGCGCGAAGTCGGACGGCGCCGCGGAACCGCTTCCATCGCGCCGCGCGGCGCGGCGGGCCGCGGCGGGCCGCGGCGGCCCGGTGCGGGAGGGCGCGGCGCGTCAGCGCCGGCTCACGAAGACAGCCGGCGCGCCGCGAGGTACGCGAGCTGCGCGCGATTTTGCACGTTGAACAGTTTTTCGAGCGAGCGGATGTGATGGCCGACCTTGTGCAGCGACGTGCGCAGCGCGCTCGCGATCTCCTGGTCGGACAACCCGTGCACGAGCCGTTCGAGCACCTGCTGCTGCTCGTCGCCGAGCGCGAAGCCGCGCATGCGCGCGACGCGCGCTTCGAGAAACGGCAGCGCGATGCGATGCACGGCGAGACTCACCGCCAGCGCGCCGCCGATCACGCGATCGTCGATCCAGTCGGTGCCGTGCGTCTCGGACGTCAGGTTCACGGCGACGCGCAGATCGAGCCGCGGCGCCGACAGGCTGAAGATCACGCCGCTGTTCATTGCGTGCGCACGCAAGTGACCGGCGAGTGCGAGCACCTTGCGATCGCCGCCGCGCTGCGCGGCCGCCTCGATCTCGTCGAGCCGCCACGCGACCGGAAAGCCGCTTTGCCGCACCTGCGCGAAACGCGGATCGCTTTCGTACAGCGCGCCTTCGATATACGGCTGCATGAACGACGGCGGCGCGAGATCGCGCAGCAGATGCGCGCAGAGAATGCGCCGGCCGATCATTTCATACGCGCCATAACCGAGCGTACTGAAACCGATTTGCCGCAGGCGCGCATGGTATGGCGAAAAATCGATTGCGCTCAGGTCGCTTTTACCGGATCCGAATTGAATGCCGGTAAAAACGTCGCGTTCGATCGCGGGAATCCCATTCGAATAAGCGGCGGCTGCCGCAATATCGGCGTGCGTGAACCATTCGACGCGTGGCGCGCCGTCAGCATGTGTCATGAGGAGCCCACCCTTTCCCAATATGTGAATCAAGCCCCGTCACGTCATGGTCTTTTTGTCGTGATTTTTCGGTCTTGGGAACGGGCGTGCGTTTATCGAATCGGCACACCGCAACCTTTCGCCGAAATTAGTATTACGGCATATTACGCGCACACCGGCATTTTTGTACAATGCCCCCGCGTTTCGTCAGG
The sequence above is a segment of the Burkholderia multivorans ATCC BAA-247 genome. Coding sequences within it:
- a CDS encoding helix-turn-helix transcriptional regulator, with translation MTHADGAPRVEWFTHADIAAAAAYSNGIPAIERDVFTGIQFGSGKSDLSAIDFSPYHARLRQIGFSTLGYGAYEMIGRRILCAHLLRDLAPPSFMQPYIEGALYESDPRFAQVRQSGFPVAWRLDEIEAAAQRGGDRKVLALAGHLRAHAMNSGVIFSLSAPRLDLRVAVNLTSETHGTDWIDDRVIGGALAVSLAVHRIALPFLEARVARMRGFALGDEQQQVLERLVHGLSDQEIASALRTSLHKVGHHIRSLEKLFNVQNRAQLAYLAARRLSS
- the sctS gene encoding type III secretion system export apparatus subunit SctS, translated to MTSSTILDLTRQALMLVLLLSLPIVLIATVTGLVVAILQAVTQVQDANIGIAVRLIAVMVALVLLSGWLGSEVLRFAQQALERMFVSSTGVF
- the sctV gene encoding type III secretion system export apparatus subunit SctV; this encodes MAEPKALPRDWQRMFSVGRGVSGHRRIGASPRADLFLAAFIVAVVALFILPLPQAALDGMISLNLAASVVLLTVSTYVPSAVSFSSFPALLLFTTLFRLALNIASCKLILLHANAGHVIDAFGRLVVGNNVVVGGVVFLVIAVVQFIVIAKGSERVAEVGARFSLDAMPGKQMSIDADLRAGIISADEARERREKLEQESQMHGAMDGAMKFVKGDAIAGLVIAFINIVAGIAVGTLMHGMDIGTALQRYAILTVGDGMASQIPSLLVSIAAGIVTTRVATRDARQRQLGEQLGEQLGAHPRALLIAALVLAGFLVVPGFPKWSFALIAVALGAFALTQLKRRTTAPSFNLIHVAGRVGAADDGQPAKVSHAAGVTSLIAVSLADDLRSALNLAQLQAALSNAKARVDADIGTVFPRITLNDDERAPNGTYRIYLQDVLAAHGALKPGWLLWDGVAPLPERAERQPAEAFGPFATALWVKPDGAPPDGKWLTSEAALAAHVEQIVRGHADELLGIQETQALVHLVRRDHPELVGELTRLVPLQRVTEVLRRLLAEQVPIRNLRVIFESLITWAPNEPDDVIALVELVRVDLRRMITDRHAGAARQLRVVLFEQNLQERIENAVMRTKQGNFLALSSAVKQDIGEQVRAIVQSAHASGAHGAARLAVMVALGARRYVKTILQPMLPDLPVLSYQEIEEDVQLHTVGWVKNPPDDGTAGAGADVRTPGVAQ
- the sctC gene encoding type III secretion system outer membrane ring subunit SctC — translated: MRRRVVPIRFQPRSLPRAALAMCASALLAASLCMTIAQPARAADLRWRNKPFTIVANGKKIGDFIRELASSQGVTAVVDPKVDGVISGRFSGTPQQTLDTICSTYGLTWYYDGSFLYVDPADQSQTQMIPIPPNAGGEIGRALQAMQIPDKRYTLVINDRANSVYVAGPRRYVELVRQAIGSVGDPSANGQHADIRAFRLKYAWASDFTINRSGKEVTVPGVATILRRLFGKGGGTGPMPTSAPLGQAARQVKLGSGLTIAVPRLEFPDLSGGPRSGGYGGESAAGSAFSPFASGGDTLPQIEADPAINAVIVRDLPENMYRYQSLIAQLDERPRIVEINVTIIDINEDSLDSLGIDWRLHTTHGDVQIGNGANPLNGNTQYNGAGNPPLTFGIGASESGQTGTFMPTGIALTASIGGSLRNYLLTRVNALAQKGQAQLHSKPKVLALDNTEAILENLTQFYVQVQGYQDSSLYSVTTGTSIKVTPMIVDDAIRNAAAVSGRPESVMMSIDIQDGNIVPGQAVSNVPVIQQRNIVTKTMIDEGKSLLIAGFNDDEVRLNKSGVPWLSDIPLIGNLFKYTDKSGNHMERFYLLTPRVVSSASMYAPDGSPVNPGVDAPADPNGVSMYRPPDNDIAVPLTPRPLPGTKFGPPALPPPAQDAASQPMATTAGASVHVDEHH